TGTtcgtctttctttttttttttttttttttttttgcgattTGTCATGGTAGAGTCAATGCTAAGTAGATTTTGTTACTATGCTATGAATTTCAATACTTGTGATCTGGTTGATTATTCAAGttgcaaattttcttttttggttgccTGAGTGAGCTGATGAATGATTGTGCGCGGTGTGTTACTAGTTATCTGGTAATTTTTGTCATCCTTATTGATGAATGGTTGTGTTGTTTGAGAGTTTGAACGTATTATGCCTTGTGTTCACTTATTAATGTCCACTCTATGAAGCATGGACGCGGACACTAACATGAACACAACATGActaaaaaattcttcaaaatttagacacgagtatatatatatatatatatatgtttataggcttttattttaatttttttttccaagagcTTTGTAGAGCCAAGATTCAAATCTCCCACCTCCGTTTTTGTAactatcaattattttattaaaaaaaaagttttcaaaataaataacaactatcaaaatctttaaaacatatctaaaatcataggattttttttcttcctctctacACGAATACAGGAGTGTCCCTTGTGTGTTGGACATGGACATATCAAGGGATTGAAGCGTTTGCACTTCTTAGTATCCACTATTGTTTCCATTGTTCTTTTGAACTCTTATATATTATGAACTAAGATTTGAAAATGTCTCCTTACAAACAATGGAGAAAGAAAGATTTAGAATATGTGACTTATTATTACTTTGCTCAGATTTTGACAGCTGTTAGCCTTTTAGGGCAGTAAGCCAGTAACGAGAAATCAATTGACAGTTATGATCAATCATCTTAATAACTAGTTGGATGTATTTCTTAAGCGTGTGCTTATCAAAGAATAAAATCCCCAaatctttttttcccccaataACTCTTAAAAACTTTGTGCTGATGATGTTATCTTGATCAGTTTGAGGGAGAAGAAGCTCAGCGTGCAGCTAAGCGCCATCTTGAACGTGAAAGAGGCCGCAGAGAGGCAACAGCTGATATGTCAGAAGATTTGTCTGAGGGTGAAAAAGGAGATTTGGTTGGTGATCTTTCATCTCATGGTGATAGCAGCACTAGAGGAAGAATGCCTAGAATCAGTTCTGTTGATGTTATGGAGAACTGGGCCAATCAACATAAGGAAAAGAAACTCTACATTGTGTTAATAAGGCATGAACTAAAACCTTTTCATGCTTTAAGTTTATATGAGGTTTTATGGGGGCGTATTATGACATTTGAAAGctgtttattttctctttttttagacttaaacaaaaattaggtATGACATTGGAATGAAAATCTTTTTAACAAGCAGTCTTTATGCAGCCTTCATGGCCTGATACGTGGTGAAAACATGGAGCTTGGTCGTGATTCTGATACAGGGGGTCAGGTAacttttagcaataaatttttatgtGCTATTGAGAACCATATATTGACTGATCACTTACAGTGGACCTTGAATGATATCTGTCATGATCAGGTCAAGTACGTAGTAGAACTTGCCAGGGCCTTAGGTTCAATGCCAGGTGTTTATCGGGTTGACTTGCTGACAAGACAAGTGTCAGCTCCAGATGTAGATTGGAGTTATGGTGAACCAACAGAAATGCTCAATCCAGTAAACTCTGAGAATTCAATGCAGGAGCATGGGGAGAGTAGTGGGGCATATATAGTCCGTATACCATTTGGCCCCAAAGATAAATATATTCCTAAAGAACTCCTTTGGCCCTACATTCCTGAATTTGTTGATGGTGCACTTCACCACATTCTACAGATGTCCAAAGTTTTGGGTGAGCAAATTGGTGGTGGGCAACCAATCTGGCCTGTTGCAATCCATGGGCATTATGCAGATGCAGGTGACTCTGCTGCTCTCCTGTCAGGAGCTTTAAATGTACCTATGCTTTTTACTGGCCATTCTCTAGGACGAGATAAGCTTGAACAACTTTTAAAGCAAGGACGACAATCAAGAGAAGAGATAAATTCAACATACAAAATAATGCGGCGGATAGAAGCTGAGGAGCTAGCTCTTGATGCAACGGAAATTGTTATAACCAGCACTAGACAGGAGATAGAACAGCAATGGCGCCTATATGATGGCTTTGATCCAATACTAGAACGCAAACTGAGAGCAAGAATAAAAAGGGGTGTGAACTGTCATGGCAGGTTTATGCCTCGCATGGTTGTAAGTAATAAGAACTGTTTCCAAGTTTATTATTAGACTTACAGGTTTTTTTGTGAATATAAAGCAAGTTTGATTTGGTTGCACTAACTTAATATCATTTGTATTTTGAATTGCCAAAAATTGTCCAGGTAATTCCACCTGGGATGGAATTCCACCATATTGTTCCACATGATGGTGATATGGATGGAGATgtggaaagaaatgaagataGTCCTTCTTCTCTTGACCCACCAATTTGGTCTGAGGTTATGACTAGTCTCTTACCATTGTTTTGTTAGTGATTGTGTGAGAGCCTATAATTTACTGCCGATTCAATTTTGTTTGTCCCACAGCAAATACTATGTTAAGAAACATTTTCTTGGTGCAGGAGTTTTGATTTTAATATCGATCttgttgattttgatttggcaGATTATGCGTTTCTTTTCCAATCCGCGCAAGCCTATGATACTTGCCCTTGCTAGAGCAGACCCTAAAAAGAATATTACAACTTTAGTCAAAGCTTTTGGAGAATGCCGCCCATTGAGGGAACTTGCTAACCTTGTCTGTACTAATCCTTGAACTGTATcctgcctatatatatatataataataattttgatgaaTCACTTAAGAGGGATTTACCTTTCAATATCCTCCACCCCCCCCAACATCCCCACATAAAAAATGTCTTAAATTGCATGCCAATAATTTCACTTTATTTGTTGTTGTAAATTTGTTGCAGACATTAATCATGGGAAACCGTGATGATATTGATGAAATGTCTAGCACAAATGCATCTGTTGTTCTTTCAATTCTTAAGCTGATCGACAAATATGATCTCTATGGACAAGTGGCATACCCTAAACACCACAAGCAGTCTGACGTTCCTGACATTTATCGTCTAGCGGCAAAAACCAAGGTACTGATTTCTAatctatttttcaaattgtgGTGAGAGTCAGATCTACTGGTTGAACTTCCATGAAGAAAAAGATATTTGCATAAAACATGGTATGATTAGATCATTGGTGATTTCATTGATGTATATGCTTTGCCCTTAGCTCTTTTAGATTCTTTTGTTCCTTTGCATAATTTCTTTGTAGTTTTGGTGAAGTTTGAAAGAAATGCAAAGATTCACTTACTAGCTTTCTTTACTGGGTCACACACACATTTGAAATAGAAATTTATAAAGACAAGAAAAGGTAATAGGTATATGGGGAGATCTTCTTTAGTACAAGAAACAGTATTAGAAGAACTTAAAGAGAGGGAAAAGGCACATGAAAATTAAGTATCTGAAGGAGAAAATCCTGGTATTTATTGCCACTAAACTCTAGCTCAAATAGCACTTCCCTCATAAGAACAGCGTGGAGGGTAAGGTTATGGGTTCTAGACTCACTGTGTGCTGCggaaattatcaattttaaaaaattaaattaaatcttaATATTTATGAACTGGCAATAGAGGCATGTTATGTCTTAGGTATTTATAACTTTCTGATTAAGCTATTTACTTGATATTACAATACAGAAGCCTCCAATAATCAGTTTTTATATGCACCTTCTTGTTTAAAGTCAAGCTGAACTGAATTTTGGAATGTTTAAGCTTGTTTCAGCAGAATATTGATCCAAAGAGTGTGTGTGCATGTCAGGCTCAAGTTAGTTCTAAACTTGGTTGAGCATGTTAAGTTTGGTTTAATTAGGTAAGTTAAGGCTGTGCTTTGGCTCACATAGTAACTAGCGTTCAAGCTTGGAACCGGTTAAGGTCAAAATAgggttcccccccccccccccccccttctcctTTCAGTTGTCCAAGAAGGAGGTGGCTGTTCTGGAGTTTGGAAACTGGGAGAGGGAGAGATAGTCATTGGTGTTACCATTATCTTCAGGGCCTAACTGGGCTCCATTAGGGGAGAAAATGCCCATTTTGTCTTAGATTTTGGGActcaaatatataaattgtaGATTAATTAATGAATAGAAAGAGAATGCTGGGCTGAAAATGACAAGAAGACCACTCAATTAAGCAGGACACCCTTTTCTAATGCATTAGGGGGAGGGAGTAAGTGTTGCTATTTACATGTTGATTTTATTGGAATAGGTCTGGGCTAAATTCATTTTCTATTTGATCAAGAGAACTCATTTTTTCAACTCTTCTAATTTGTTTCCCTCTCACTAAGTTATTCATCTCAGCACCATATTGATTCAGCTCTCTTACCAGAGAAAATATTTGGCTCAAAATTCTTTAGTACATGTGTTGTTTAACCCATCAGCTCAATAATTTTGTTCTTGTAGGGTGTTTTCATCAATCCGGCTTTCATTGAGCCATTTGGGCTTACTTTAATTGAGGTGCTCCTCTTTATCTTTTATCAGAATGCTTTACTTTTTAGATGTTATATTATGCAAAATCCAACCGTCTTTCCTCTTCTGTGCAGGCAGCAGCTTATGGTTTGCCTATTGTTGCCACAAAGAATGGTGGTCCTGTTGATATTCATAGGGTGTGTCCATCTGTGGAGCCTTCCTATTACTTAAAAGGAATTTCTCATCTGTTTATTGGAGTCATATGCAGTCGAAGTTTGATTGTAGCTTAAAATACTGATGATGGACTTGTTACAGGTTCTTGACAATGGTCTACTTGTTGACCCCCATGATCAGCAGTCTATTGCAGATGCTCTTCTGAAACTTGTTTCAGATAAGCAACTTTGGGCAAAATGCCGGCAGAATGGACTGAAAAATATTCACCTTTTTTCATGGCCAGAGCATTGTAAGACATACCTGTCTCGAATAGCCAGTTGCAGACCGAGGCAGCCACAATGGCAAAAAAGTGACGTTGAATATGACAATTCAGAAACGGATTCACCCGGTGATTCCTTGAGAGATATACAAGATTTATCTTTAAACTTGAAGCTTTCATTGGATGGTGAGAAAAGTGAAGGGGGTTCCAATCTTGATAATGTTTTAGATACTGAAGAAAATGCTGTTGATGAAATGAGTAGAGCAGAAAATGCTGTTTTGAAATTGTCTAGGGGTGTTATAGAAGGAACAGAAAAGGCTGCATCCGCAGAGAGAGCAGACAATAATGTCGGCCCTAGTAAATTTCCAGCATTGAGAAAGAGGAagtatatttttgtaatttctgTGGATTGTGATACAACCTCAGATCTTCTTGAAATTATTTCAACAGTTGTTGAGGTAGCAGGGAAGGACAGGGATGCAGGATCTATTGGGTTCATATTGTCAACAGCCTTGACCATATCGGACATACACTCTCTTTTGATCTCAGGAGGCTTGAGCCCAACCGAATTTGACGCTTTTATCTGTAACAGTGGCAGTGAGCTCTACTATCCATCATCAAGCTCTGAGGACAGTCCTTCTGGGCTTCCCTATGTGGTAGACTTGGATTATCGTTCACACACTGAATACCGCTGGGGTGGAGAGGGTTTGAGGAAGACTTTGGTACGTTGGGTTGCTTCTATCAATGATGGAAAGGCAGAAGGACAACTTGTTGAGGAAGATGAATCAGGATCCTCCATGCATTGCTATGCATTTAAAGTGAAAGACCCATCATTggtaatatttctttttatttttatatgtgaaAGGCTAATAGCAAAAGTGGTGTTTCCCCCAAtccaccctctctctctctctctctcattgataTAAAGCCCACATCTTGCACTGTTagtttttatagaaatttaattttagatGGAGAATTTAACTTATATTTATAAGGTTTGTTGATTACTGATtcttatttttagaattttcaaattttagtaaCTATTTTGAAATCACAGATTCCCCCAGTTAAGGAACTTCGGAAATTGATGAGAATTCAGGCTCTCCGATGTCATGTTGTATACTGTCAAAATGGTCCAAAGCTGAATGTAATCCCCGTGCTGGCCTCTAGATCCCAAGCCCTCAGGTATGCATGTAGAggttatctattttttaaagttGCACAGCTACCttgtttctttgttattttttcttcttttttttggcacCTTATATGATGCGATAGTTCTCAACAAATTCATAGAAAGTGTGTTGCACATGTTAGAACTGAGAAGTGTCATTACCTCTTCagtatattttattaaataaaaaagattcaaAAGCATAAAGACAAATGGGAAATCCATTAAAATGCTGTcacaatatttattatataaataatatttgggggggggggggggggaacctCTCCTCAAAGGCTGGCCTCGAGAGGGATTGGCTGATTGGCATCATTTCCAAAAATGCTTGGTATTGGCATTTAGCTTTGGCATGCCTTCCGGTTCTTCACTGGGTGTTGCCAGTCTCCACCATCCTTGATTTGTGGTATAAATTGGCAGTTGCTTTGGAAGTGGTACCAGTTATGTATAGGAGAGTAAATATAACTGAAATAAATTGGGCCAAGGCTGTCAGTGATGATTAATTGCAAATGCTCAAGAGAAATATGCCTTTGATAAAATTGATGGTGGAAAGTATTTAAATGGCAGAATTCTAGTAGTTGTCAAAATTATGTGTTCAAGGTCTTCAATCCTGATCCAAGCTACTGATATAGgtgaaatttttatatttagcaCAGCTTAAAAAATGTGGGTGTATAGGCAGGTTTATGTAGATATTCAGATGTGTTCTTGGCTTTGAGTTATTGAAGCATTATTGGAGAAATTCTATTAGTTGATTCATCATAATCCTTATGAAAACTATTCCATAGGctgtcaaatttaaaatttgttcaatCAGCCATAGGGTCCACAACGCATAATTTCATCTCTAGATCCTTATTGCAGGAAGTGAGTCACTTGTATATTCATTGCTTTTCAATTTAATACACTGTTTAGAGGTACCTTATATTGATTGACCTGGAACTCTGGGTTGTGATTTGTGATGaattgatataattttatttaaaacaaagCTAATCGTTTATATTGTTTACCCTTGAATGTCTAACTGATGTATGCTATAAGCATCACTAAACTAAGGTCATCTTGAGTACATTGAGAAGATAAGTCTATACAAGCTTGGATGAGAACAAAAGTACTCATTCAGTTATGGGGGGAAAAACATTTGAGGCACACGATCCaaactttctatttttaatgTGCAAAACCTTCTATCCTCCCGCTTCTCACTTTTGTTTCTTACCGTTCAATGTCTGATGTTTTCTTTGGGATTACATGCCATGcatatgttctttatatttt
This genomic stretch from Castanea sativa cultivar Marrone di Chiusa Pesio chromosome 1, ASM4071231v1 harbors:
- the LOC142621496 gene encoding putative sucrose-phosphate synthase 1; the protein is MAGNDWINSYLEAILDVGPGLDDPKKSSLLLRERGHFSPTRYFVEEVITGFDETDLHRSWVRAAATRSPQERNTRLENMCWRIWNLARQKKQFEGEEAQRAAKRHLERERGRREATADMSEDLSEGEKGDLVGDLSSHGDSSTRGRMPRISSVDVMENWANQHKEKKLYIVLISLHGLIRGENMELGRDSDTGGQVKYVVELARALGSMPGVYRVDLLTRQVSAPDVDWSYGEPTEMLNPVNSENSMQEHGESSGAYIVRIPFGPKDKYIPKELLWPYIPEFVDGALHHILQMSKVLGEQIGGGQPIWPVAIHGHYADAGDSAALLSGALNVPMLFTGHSLGRDKLEQLLKQGRQSREEINSTYKIMRRIEAEELALDATEIVITSTRQEIEQQWRLYDGFDPILERKLRARIKRGVNCHGRFMPRMVVIPPGMEFHHIVPHDGDMDGDVERNEDSPSSLDPPIWSEIMRFFSNPRKPMILALARADPKKNITTLVKAFGECRPLRELANLTLIMGNRDDIDEMSSTNASVVLSILKLIDKYDLYGQVAYPKHHKQSDVPDIYRLAAKTKGVFINPAFIEPFGLTLIEAAAYGLPIVATKNGGPVDIHRVLDNGLLVDPHDQQSIADALLKLVSDKQLWAKCRQNGLKNIHLFSWPEHCKTYLSRIASCRPRQPQWQKSDVEYDNSETDSPGDSLRDIQDLSLNLKLSLDGEKSEGGSNLDNVLDTEENAVDEMSRAENAVLKLSRGVIEGTEKAASAERADNNVGPSKFPALRKRKYIFVISVDCDTTSDLLEIISTVVEVAGKDRDAGSIGFILSTALTISDIHSLLISGGLSPTEFDAFICNSGSELYYPSSSSEDSPSGLPYVVDLDYRSHTEYRWGGEGLRKTLVRWVASINDGKAEGQLVEEDESGSSMHCYAFKVKDPSLIPPVKELRKLMRIQALRCHVVYCQNGPKLNVIPVLASRSQALRYLFVRWGMDLSNTVVFVGECGDTDYEGLLGGVRKTLILKGVGTGAHKLHANRNYPLEHVFPFDSPNVVQTEGCNSDDIRASLGKLGVLKG